The following proteins come from a genomic window of Corallococcus sp. NCRR:
- the speD gene encoding adenosylmethionine decarboxylase: protein MTTGQEWLVDASGCAPERLKDAAALAALFEELVVLMDLKVVGQPQWHVFPEPGGVTGLALLAESHLAIHTFPEHGFAALNVYCCRTRARPDFDALAAKHLGATSCRVRELSRGVEA from the coding sequence GTGACAACCGGACAGGAATGGCTGGTTGACGCGAGCGGCTGCGCGCCGGAGCGGCTCAAGGACGCGGCCGCGCTGGCGGCGCTCTTCGAGGAGCTGGTCGTCCTGATGGACCTGAAGGTCGTGGGCCAGCCGCAGTGGCACGTCTTCCCGGAGCCCGGCGGCGTCACCGGCCTGGCGCTCCTGGCCGAAAGCCACCTGGCCATCCACACCTTCCCGGAGCATGGCTTCGCGGCGCTCAACGTCTACTGCTGCCGCACCCGCGCGCGTCCGGACTTCGACGCGCTGGCGGCGAAGCACCTGGGCGCCACGTCGTGCCGTGTGCGCGAGCTGTCGAGAGGGGTGGAGGCGTGA
- a CDS encoding alpha/beta hydrolase, producing the protein MSLRPRHVRTRLGELNCHVVDALPEGAAPELVVLLSHGFGAPGTDLVALAPELMTAAPRLAQGVRFVFPEALLSLDALGMPGGRAWFEIPMAILMGQGRDWAQYSQAVPPGMPAARRALMSVMAALQVPPGRVVLGGFSQGAMMSTDVALRLEECPAGLCLLSGAMVAGKEWEPKARGRPALSVFQGHGRQDPVLPFQEGERLRDLLTGAGLPVEFLPFDGGHTIITEELEQLAAFLVKRLDGR; encoded by the coding sequence GTGAGCCTCCGCCCGCGCCACGTGCGCACCCGGCTGGGAGAGCTGAACTGCCACGTGGTGGACGCGCTCCCCGAGGGCGCGGCGCCGGAGCTGGTGGTGCTGTTGAGCCACGGCTTCGGCGCGCCGGGCACGGACCTGGTGGCGCTGGCGCCCGAGCTGATGACGGCGGCGCCCCGCCTGGCGCAGGGCGTGCGGTTCGTCTTCCCGGAGGCCCTGCTGTCGCTGGACGCGCTGGGCATGCCCGGGGGCCGCGCGTGGTTCGAGATCCCCATGGCCATCCTGATGGGCCAGGGGCGGGACTGGGCGCAGTACTCCCAGGCCGTGCCGCCGGGGATGCCCGCCGCGCGCCGGGCGCTGATGAGCGTGATGGCGGCGCTCCAGGTGCCGCCGGGCCGCGTGGTGCTGGGAGGCTTCAGCCAGGGCGCGATGATGTCCACGGACGTGGCGCTGCGGCTGGAGGAGTGCCCCGCCGGCCTGTGTCTCTTGTCCGGGGCCATGGTCGCCGGCAAGGAGTGGGAGCCCAAGGCCCGAGGCCGTCCGGCGCTGTCGGTGTTCCAGGGCCACGGCCGGCAGGATCCGGTGCTGCCCTTCCAGGAGGGCGAGCGCCTGCGCGACCTGCTGACGGGCGCGGGGCTGCCGGTGGAGTTCCTGCCATTCGACGGCGGGCACACCATCATCACGGAGGAGCTGGAGCAGCTGGCGGCGTTCCTCGTGAAGCGGCTGGACGGGCGCTGA
- a CDS encoding secondary thiamine-phosphate synthase enzyme YjbQ: MYQAKELTVSTRGRGLVDITGEVQRAVKGTGIREGLCTVFLHHTSASLIIGENADPVVQRDLEAFFSRLVKDGDPLFQHDAEGPDDMPAHVRTVLTQLSLSIPVKDGQADLGTWQGVYVWEHRTSPHRRRVTVSVLGD; this comes from the coding sequence GTGTATCAGGCGAAGGAGCTGACGGTGTCCACGCGGGGCCGGGGCCTGGTGGACATCACCGGTGAGGTGCAGCGGGCGGTGAAGGGCACGGGCATCCGCGAGGGCCTGTGCACGGTGTTCCTGCACCACACCAGCGCGTCGCTGATCATCGGCGAGAACGCGGACCCCGTCGTCCAGCGCGACCTGGAGGCGTTCTTCTCCCGGCTGGTGAAGGACGGGGACCCGCTGTTCCAGCACGACGCGGAGGGGCCGGACGACATGCCGGCGCACGTGCGCACGGTGCTGACGCAGCTGTCCCTGAGCATCCCGGTGAAGGACGGACAGGCGGACCTGGGCACGTGGCAGGGCGTCTACGTCTGGGAGCACCGCACGTCACCGCACCGCCGCCGCGTCACGGTGTCCGTGCTGGGCGACTAG
- a CDS encoding sensor histidine kinase — protein sequence MNSRTPIRGYRAGFFFVVTLLSGVIGFMLLTEVRTGRQVDALVLEALERASLIGRIRVDVMSLESAIEAHVRSSGDAERKEADAVMEDILGSIRQSSEAYMRHLPPGEKEIWLRFNGACQGLADQVRAAAVFSRQRDAERARRHLVESIRPLAAEVDQLAGQLATENASDARVLVGRLGTLRVRNTALGAATTLLAILLSMLVGWHIISLLKRQDATIQGQLEELGRHNQELDAFTRRVAHDLMGPLSPLKGYLTLIRRSGAVKDPGALEMISQCESSAVRMGELIEALLRFCRAGTRGDGTMGELDTAVSTLLLEVSQTATALGVSLERELEPGVLVDCPAQLLQVVARNLLSNAVKYTAGRPDPRVKVRVATEGTDAVVEVTDNGLGMSAATQASLFQPFFRAAEVRGIPGHGLGLATTRRVVEAHGGTLTVHSEEGKGTRIRVRFARVARTPAPLVVESGAQRDAPSIRKAS from the coding sequence ATGAACTCGCGGACCCCCATCCGTGGATACCGCGCGGGTTTCTTCTTCGTGGTGACGCTCCTGTCGGGCGTCATCGGCTTCATGCTCTTGACGGAGGTGCGCACCGGGCGTCAGGTGGACGCGCTGGTGCTGGAGGCCCTGGAGCGCGCGAGCCTCATCGGCCGCATCCGCGTGGACGTGATGTCGCTGGAGTCCGCCATCGAGGCCCACGTGCGCTCCAGCGGCGACGCCGAGCGCAAGGAAGCCGACGCGGTGATGGAGGACATCCTGGGCAGCATCCGCCAGTCCTCGGAGGCGTACATGCGCCACCTGCCGCCCGGCGAGAAGGAGATCTGGCTGCGCTTCAACGGCGCGTGCCAGGGGCTGGCGGACCAGGTGCGCGCGGCGGCGGTGTTCTCACGGCAGCGCGACGCGGAGCGCGCCCGGCGCCACCTGGTGGAGAGCATCCGCCCCCTGGCGGCGGAGGTGGACCAACTGGCGGGACAACTGGCCACGGAGAACGCGTCCGACGCGCGCGTGCTGGTGGGGAGGCTGGGCACGCTGCGGGTGCGCAATACCGCATTGGGCGCGGCCACCACGCTCCTGGCCATCCTGCTGTCCATGCTGGTGGGCTGGCACATCATCTCCCTGCTCAAGCGCCAGGACGCCACCATCCAGGGGCAGCTAGAGGAGCTGGGGCGGCACAACCAGGAGCTGGATGCGTTCACCCGGCGCGTGGCGCACGACCTGATGGGCCCGCTGTCCCCGCTCAAGGGCTACCTGACGCTCATCCGGCGCTCCGGCGCGGTGAAGGACCCGGGCGCGCTGGAGATGATTTCGCAGTGCGAGTCCAGCGCGGTGCGCATGGGCGAGCTCATTGAAGCGCTGCTGCGCTTCTGCCGCGCGGGCACCCGGGGCGACGGGACGATGGGGGAGCTGGACACGGCGGTGAGCACGCTCTTGTTGGAGGTGAGCCAGACGGCCACGGCGCTGGGCGTGTCGCTGGAGCGCGAGCTGGAGCCGGGCGTGCTGGTGGATTGTCCGGCGCAACTGCTCCAGGTGGTGGCGCGCAACCTGCTGTCCAACGCGGTGAAGTACACGGCGGGGCGGCCGGATCCGCGCGTGAAGGTGCGGGTGGCGACGGAAGGGACGGACGCGGTGGTGGAGGTGACGGACAATGGGCTGGGGATGAGCGCGGCGACGCAGGCGTCGCTCTTCCAGCCGTTCTTCCGGGCCGCGGAGGTGCGGGGCATTCCCGGGCACGGCCTGGGGCTGGCGACCACCCGGCGCGTGGTGGAGGCGCACGGCGGCACGCTCACGGTGCATTCAGAAGAGGGCAAGGGCACGCGGATCCGCGTGCGGTTCGCACGTGTGGCGCGCACTCCGGCGCCGCTTGTGGTGGAGTCCGGGGCGCAGCGCGACGCCCCCTCCATCCGCAAGGCCTCATGA
- a CDS encoding polyamine aminopropyltransferase has product MNKTLLFLTVLVIATCGLIYELIVGTLASYLLGDSITQFSTVIGGYLFAMGIGSYLSRFVERGVAQRFVEIELAVALVGGLCAPMLFLTFTLTSVFPVVLYGSVLVIGTLVGLEIPLLLRILQDQLKFKDLVSQVLTFDYLGALAASVAFPLLLVPKLGLVRTSLLFGLLNAGVGLWSTWLLAPILANPVRLRVKAVALCAGLLVCFALGDRLTTFYEDQLYADDVVHATSSPYQRIIVTRGKRGFSLFLNGNLQFASIDEYRYHESLVHPAMVRARKVEHVLILGGGDGLAAREVLKYPEVKSVTLVDLDPAITGLAMNYPELAALNHHSMTHPKMRVINTDAMQFLAEGANAWDVVIVDFPDPNNFALGKLYTTGFYKILKKRLAPGGVAVIQSTSPLFARRSFWCVETTLKAAGFWTQPYHALVPSFGEWGYVLVAQEPAGRLRALPEGLAFLDEDTLEGLTRFSPDMAPLPAEVNRLNNQVLVHYYEEEWRRWN; this is encoded by the coding sequence TTGAACAAGACGCTGCTCTTCCTCACCGTCCTCGTCATCGCGACGTGCGGGCTCATCTACGAGCTCATCGTCGGGACGCTCGCCAGCTACCTGCTGGGGGACAGCATTACCCAGTTCTCCACCGTCATTGGCGGCTACCTCTTCGCCATGGGCATTGGCAGCTACCTGTCGCGCTTCGTGGAGCGCGGGGTGGCCCAGCGCTTCGTGGAGATTGAGCTGGCCGTGGCCCTGGTCGGCGGGCTGTGCGCGCCGATGCTCTTCCTCACCTTCACGCTCACCAGCGTGTTCCCCGTGGTGTTGTACGGCAGCGTGCTCGTCATCGGCACGCTGGTGGGGCTGGAGATTCCCCTCCTGCTGCGCATCCTGCAGGACCAGCTCAAGTTCAAGGACCTGGTCAGCCAGGTGCTGACGTTCGACTACCTGGGCGCGCTCGCGGCCAGCGTGGCCTTCCCGCTGCTGCTGGTGCCGAAGCTGGGGCTGGTGCGCACGTCGCTGCTCTTCGGCCTGCTCAACGCGGGCGTGGGGCTGTGGAGCACGTGGCTGCTCGCGCCCATCCTGGCCAACCCCGTGCGCCTGCGCGTCAAGGCGGTGGCGCTGTGCGCGGGGCTGCTGGTGTGCTTCGCGCTGGGGGACCGGCTCACCACGTTCTACGAGGACCAGCTCTACGCGGACGACGTCGTCCACGCCACCAGCTCTCCCTACCAGCGCATCATCGTCACGCGCGGCAAGCGGGGCTTCTCGCTGTTCCTCAACGGCAACCTCCAGTTCGCCAGCATCGACGAGTACCGCTACCACGAGTCCCTGGTGCACCCGGCCATGGTGCGCGCGCGGAAGGTGGAGCACGTGCTGATCCTGGGCGGCGGTGACGGGCTCGCGGCGCGCGAGGTGCTGAAGTATCCGGAGGTGAAGTCCGTCACGCTGGTGGACCTGGACCCCGCCATCACCGGGCTCGCCATGAACTACCCGGAGCTGGCGGCGCTCAACCACCACTCCATGACGCACCCGAAGATGCGCGTCATCAACACGGACGCCATGCAGTTCCTGGCCGAAGGCGCCAACGCCTGGGACGTCGTCATCGTGGACTTCCCGGACCCCAACAACTTCGCGCTGGGGAAGCTGTACACGACGGGCTTCTACAAGATTCTGAAGAAGCGCCTGGCGCCGGGCGGCGTGGCGGTCATCCAGAGCACCAGCCCCCTGTTCGCGCGGCGCTCGTTCTGGTGCGTGGAGACCACGTTGAAGGCGGCGGGCTTCTGGACGCAGCCGTACCACGCGCTGGTGCCGTCCTTCGGGGAGTGGGGCTACGTGCTGGTGGCGCAGGAGCCGGCCGGCCGCCTCCGCGCGCTGCCGGAGGGGCTGGCTTTCCTGGACGAGGACACGCTGGAGGGGCTCACGCGCTTCTCCCCGGACATGGCGCCGCTGCCGGCGGAGGTGAACCGGCTGAACAACCAGGTGCTGGTGCACTACTACGAAGAGGAGTGGCGCCGGTGGAACTGA
- a CDS encoding DUF4178 domain-containing protein, protein MTQGACPSCGASVEFSAGSAQVVVCGHCQTMVARVGAELEDHGKVSRIVETDSPLRLGLEGRVNGTAYQIVGHLQKDHGAGPWDEWYVEMSDGRTGWLSESEGAFHLLSDAGVEEGIELEHLHPGDRLRLRNRPLVVEERGHGRVVAAEGQLPSDVDPTADSYYVDATGPRGLFVTLDFGTRDRDPEVFLGQRLELKQLGIPAGEMRPRVRKAQLQQARCTHCNGPLELRAPDQTLRVACPYCGALMSVAQGKLAFLKLLQKPELPAALQLGQKGTLDGTEWICIGYQERSCVVEGTRYPWMEYLLYNAARGFTWLMESNGHWVFLTPMAAGDVSVVPQVSAFYERRRYKAFQSVTAVTDAVVGEFYWKVFQGEKARATEYVAPPYSVNEDATDNEVTYTHGEYLSPEAVRDAFKLKEPLPRPRGIAPSQPNLRRDSMMRTLRWSAVWLLGLFALSAVLHARALNARVLDLQVTLPRTANSGTPDAMHFSEPFELVRAGNVRAEIHMSQSLNNAWVGVQGDLVNQDTQDVVSFYEEVSYYHGRDSDGSWSEGSQNGSVFLSSLPKGKYVLRTTTSFDPALKLTGPQLGPVVSYQVVLTHDTPNESWFVISLVLLLVIPAVSFFFANGFETERWKESNL, encoded by the coding sequence GTGACGCAGGGGGCGTGTCCGTCGTGTGGCGCGAGCGTGGAGTTCTCCGCCGGGTCGGCGCAGGTCGTGGTGTGCGGCCACTGCCAGACGATGGTGGCCCGCGTGGGCGCGGAGCTGGAGGACCACGGCAAGGTGTCCCGCATCGTGGAGACGGACTCCCCGCTGCGCCTGGGCCTGGAGGGCCGCGTCAACGGCACCGCGTATCAAATCGTCGGGCACCTCCAGAAGGACCACGGCGCCGGCCCCTGGGACGAGTGGTACGTGGAGATGTCCGACGGCCGCACCGGCTGGCTCAGCGAGTCCGAGGGCGCCTTCCACCTGCTCTCCGACGCGGGCGTGGAGGAGGGCATCGAGCTGGAGCACCTCCACCCCGGGGACCGCCTGCGCCTGCGCAACCGCCCGCTGGTGGTGGAGGAGCGCGGCCACGGGCGCGTCGTCGCCGCGGAGGGGCAGCTCCCCAGCGACGTGGATCCGACCGCGGACAGCTACTACGTGGACGCCACCGGCCCGCGCGGCCTGTTCGTCACGCTGGACTTCGGCACGCGCGACCGCGACCCGGAGGTCTTCCTGGGGCAGCGGCTGGAGCTCAAGCAACTGGGCATCCCCGCGGGGGAGATGCGCCCCCGCGTGCGCAAGGCCCAGCTCCAGCAGGCGCGCTGCACCCACTGCAACGGCCCGCTGGAGCTGCGCGCGCCGGACCAGACGCTGCGCGTGGCGTGCCCGTACTGCGGCGCGCTGATGAGCGTGGCGCAGGGCAAGCTGGCCTTCCTCAAGCTGCTCCAGAAGCCGGAGCTGCCGGCGGCCCTCCAACTGGGACAGAAGGGCACGCTCGACGGCACGGAGTGGATTTGCATCGGCTACCAGGAGCGCTCGTGCGTGGTGGAGGGCACGCGCTACCCGTGGATGGAGTACCTGCTCTACAACGCGGCGCGCGGCTTCACCTGGCTGATGGAGTCCAACGGCCACTGGGTGTTCCTGACGCCCATGGCCGCCGGTGACGTGAGCGTCGTGCCGCAGGTGTCCGCCTTCTACGAGCGCCGCCGCTACAAGGCCTTCCAGTCCGTCACCGCCGTCACCGACGCGGTGGTGGGCGAGTTCTACTGGAAGGTCTTCCAGGGCGAGAAGGCGCGCGCCACGGAGTACGTCGCGCCGCCGTACTCGGTGAACGAGGACGCCACCGACAACGAAGTCACCTACACGCATGGCGAGTACCTCTCCCCGGAGGCGGTGCGCGACGCGTTCAAGCTGAAGGAGCCGCTGCCCAGGCCCCGGGGCATCGCGCCCAGCCAGCCCAACCTGCGCCGCGACTCGATGATGCGCACGCTGCGCTGGTCCGCGGTGTGGCTGCTGGGCCTGTTCGCCCTGTCCGCGGTGCTCCACGCGCGCGCGCTCAACGCGCGGGTGCTGGACCTGCAGGTGACGCTGCCCAGGACCGCGAACTCCGGCACCCCGGACGCCATGCACTTCAGCGAGCCCTTCGAACTCGTGCGGGCCGGCAACGTGCGGGCGGAGATCCACATGTCGCAGTCGCTCAACAATGCCTGGGTGGGCGTGCAGGGCGACCTGGTGAACCAGGACACGCAGGACGTGGTGAGCTTCTACGAAGAGGTGAGCTACTACCACGGGCGCGACAGCGACGGCTCCTGGAGCGAGGGCAGCCAGAACGGCAGCGTGTTCCTGTCGTCCCTGCCCAAGGGGAAGTACGTGCTGCGGACGACCACGTCGTTCGACCCGGCGCTGAAGCTCACGGGGCCCCAGCTGGGGCCCGTCGTCAGCTACCAGGTGGTGCTCACGCACGACACGCCCAACGAGAGCTGGTTCGTCATCTCGCTGGTGCTGCTGTTGGTGATTCCGGCGGTGTCGTTCTTCTTCGCCAACGGCTTCGAGACCGAGCGCTGGAAGGAGAGCAACCTGTGA
- a CDS encoding sigma-54-dependent transcriptional regulator: protein MSTARILVVDDDPHARDLLQRLLGVLGPVTQAPDPKGAAERMGEQSFDLVLTDMAMPDPGDGLKVLQLVRQNLPDTPVIVVTAFGNIEGALDSIQQGAFDYLSKPFDVDAIMRVAKRALEQKRLVEENRTLRKQVERTSLVGRSQALLEVYKQVARAATSNVPVLITGETGTGKEMVARALHKRSARTSGPFIPVDCGAITESLMESELFGHAKGSFTGASGARRGLFEEANGGTLFLDEIGDVGMKVQSQLLRVLQEGEIRRVGESVPVKVDVRVLAATNKDLKARVADGAFREDLLYRLDVVHLHLPPLRERREDIPALVEHFASLHARGGVRPVVTADAMARLTVYDWPGNVRQLENVMARALALNVTGVLGPPDFPEPIGDAPKRLTGLAGDLPPLAELSRRYAAHVLQHVGGNKSEAARLLGVDRKTLYKLLEAQETPEGIPPTDGRS, encoded by the coding sequence ATGAGCACAGCCCGAATCCTCGTCGTCGATGATGATCCGCATGCGCGCGACCTGCTCCAGCGCCTGCTGGGCGTGCTGGGGCCGGTGACGCAGGCGCCGGACCCCAAGGGCGCGGCGGAGCGGATGGGCGAGCAGTCCTTCGACCTGGTGCTCACGGACATGGCCATGCCCGACCCGGGCGACGGCCTGAAGGTGCTCCAGTTGGTGCGGCAGAACCTGCCGGACACACCGGTGATCGTCGTGACGGCGTTCGGCAACATCGAGGGCGCGCTGGACAGCATCCAGCAGGGCGCCTTCGACTATCTGTCCAAGCCGTTCGACGTGGACGCCATCATGCGGGTGGCGAAGCGCGCGCTGGAGCAGAAGCGGCTGGTGGAGGAGAACCGCACGCTGCGCAAGCAGGTGGAGCGCACGTCGCTGGTGGGCCGCAGCCAGGCGCTGCTGGAGGTCTACAAGCAGGTGGCCCGCGCGGCGACCAGCAACGTGCCGGTGCTGATTACGGGTGAGACGGGCACGGGCAAGGAGATGGTGGCGCGGGCGCTGCACAAGCGCTCGGCGCGCACGTCCGGGCCGTTCATCCCGGTGGACTGCGGCGCCATCACCGAGTCGCTGATGGAGAGCGAGCTGTTCGGCCACGCGAAGGGCAGCTTCACAGGAGCGTCGGGCGCGCGGCGCGGCCTGTTTGAGGAGGCCAACGGCGGCACGCTGTTCCTGGACGAGATTGGCGACGTGGGGATGAAGGTCCAGTCCCAGCTTTTGCGCGTGCTCCAGGAAGGCGAGATCCGCCGCGTGGGCGAGAGCGTCCCGGTGAAGGTGGACGTTCGGGTGCTGGCGGCGACGAACAAGGACTTGAAGGCGCGGGTGGCTGACGGGGCGTTCCGCGAGGACCTGCTGTACCGGCTGGACGTGGTGCACCTGCACCTGCCGCCCTTGCGTGAACGGCGCGAGGACATCCCGGCGCTGGTGGAGCACTTCGCGTCGCTGCACGCGAGGGGCGGGGTGCGGCCGGTGGTGACGGCGGACGCGATGGCGCGGCTCACGGTGTACGACTGGCCGGGCAACGTGCGGCAGTTGGAGAACGTGATGGCGCGGGCGCTCGCGCTGAACGTGACGGGCGTGCTGGGGCCGCCGGACTTTCCGGAGCCCATCGGTGACGCGCCCAAGCGGCTGACGGGGCTCGCGGGGGACCTGCCTCCCCTCGCGGAGCTGTCCAGGCGGTACGCGGCGCACGTGCTCCAGCACGTGGGTGGCAACAAGAGCGAAGCCGCGCGCCTGTTGGGCGTGGACCGCAAGACGCTCTACAAGTTGCTGGAGGCCCAGGAGACGCCCGAAGGCATTCCGCCCACGGATGGGCGGAGCTGA
- a CDS encoding DUF350 domain-containing protein, with protein MLLLGVVVTLQGVLASVIYSLIGLVVFVAGFYVIRLILPYDVHKEIEVDQNTALGIVIGSFILGLAIIIAAAISG; from the coding sequence ATGCTGTTGCTCGGAGTGGTGGTCACCCTGCAGGGAGTGCTGGCGAGCGTCATCTATTCGCTCATCGGCCTGGTGGTGTTCGTGGCCGGCTTCTACGTCATCCGCCTCATCCTGCCGTACGACGTGCACAAGGAGATCGAGGTCGACCAGAACACCGCGCTGGGCATCGTCATCGGCTCGTTCATCCTGGGCCTGGCCATCATCATCGCGGCGGCCATCAGCGGCTGA
- a CDS encoding peptidylprolyl isomerase gives MRTRFLTAGLLCLALTACSKDKEQPPAAKAPSNSAPAPRTVSLQTDPASAKGFQKKALEGQDLWATMETSEGTVVIKLFSKDAPKTVANFVGLATGEQPWINPKTGEREEGKPLYDGVLFHRVIPDFMIQGGDPTGTGRGDPGYRFGDEFQSNRDFDKEGLLAMANAGPGTNGSQFFITTSKPQFLKGKHTIFGETVKGYDVVQKIAGVERNRADRPFTDVSIKHITISDTQP, from the coding sequence ATGCGCACCCGATTCCTGACCGCTGGACTCCTCTGCCTCGCCCTGACCGCGTGCTCCAAGGACAAGGAGCAGCCGCCCGCGGCGAAGGCCCCCTCCAACTCCGCGCCGGCCCCCCGCACGGTGAGCCTGCAGACAGACCCGGCCTCCGCGAAGGGCTTCCAGAAGAAGGCCCTGGAGGGCCAGGACCTCTGGGCCACGATGGAGACGAGCGAGGGCACCGTCGTCATCAAGCTCTTCTCCAAGGACGCGCCCAAGACGGTGGCGAACTTCGTGGGCCTGGCCACCGGCGAGCAGCCGTGGATCAACCCCAAGACGGGTGAGCGCGAGGAGGGCAAGCCGCTCTACGACGGCGTCCTCTTCCACCGCGTCATCCCGGACTTCATGATCCAGGGCGGCGACCCCACGGGCACGGGCCGGGGCGACCCGGGCTACCGCTTCGGGGACGAGTTCCAGAGCAACCGGGACTTCGACAAGGAGGGCCTGCTGGCCATGGCCAACGCGGGCCCGGGCACCAACGGCAGCCAGTTCTTCATCACCACGTCCAAGCCGCAGTTCCTCAAGGGCAAGCACACCATCTTCGGTGAGACGGTGAAGGGCTACGACGTGGTGCAGAAGATCGCCGGCGTGGAGCGCAACCGGGCGGACCGGCCGTTCACGGACGTGAGCATCAAGCACATCACCATCAGCGACACGCAGCCGTGA
- a CDS encoding L,D-transpeptidase family protein, translating into MFFACAPVEPPVPAVPVDAGTVAAQAPAPTVQTQASAPDVEAAREEAAQALHSAWQATAPESSDDGGVTHAAAPALLDVMEGSEDAGSEPSLAQSISVGSSTEALPGEEEPQVITESDVPVLELGPDGEPLIDAEDPATNADALAQVDANALDGGSAAIVTGVDGDEDVVAEAPSMEADAGMEPYAIPYAPDAGSLRVRRSIAVRSEPRQDSPSLGTVAQDMRVKWQGAMRGPDCDWVQLQPRGWVCERYLEQNFREPRVRPLPRVEEGALTPGVYARVVGHRVRAYPSLALARRKKQGVLLKGSVTVKLLGQVKVGRRTFWRTSDGQYFEARVLREHRPSDFSGLDAEALASLPMPFGWAQSRTAPRTDVVVRKAPDAKAERETTLPPRTLVSVRELSPDGQWVRIAEDHWVARGDLHVAWPLASPSIVEPGARWLDVDLEAQTLVAYEGDRPVYATLISSGQPGTDTPEGLFRIWVKFAEADMTGTTGKASYRVATVPWTMFFEGDFALHTAYWHDRFGEPVSHGCINLAPKDARALYGWTTPEVPTGWSMVHAMPDDPGTWVRIRGQAHEAPKKRRKGAPVVATVRDL; encoded by the coding sequence TTGTTCTTCGCGTGCGCTCCGGTGGAGCCCCCCGTTCCCGCCGTACCGGTGGACGCGGGCACCGTGGCGGCACAGGCCCCCGCGCCGACTGTGCAGACGCAGGCCTCCGCGCCTGATGTAGAGGCCGCGCGAGAGGAGGCCGCGCAGGCGCTCCACTCCGCATGGCAGGCCACCGCGCCCGAGTCGTCCGACGACGGTGGTGTCACGCATGCCGCTGCGCCTGCGCTGCTGGACGTCATGGAAGGCTCGGAGGACGCGGGCAGTGAGCCCTCGCTGGCGCAATCCATCTCCGTCGGGTCGAGCACCGAGGCCCTGCCGGGCGAAGAGGAACCGCAGGTCATCACCGAGTCCGATGTCCCCGTGCTGGAACTGGGACCGGATGGTGAGCCGTTGATCGACGCGGAGGACCCGGCGACCAATGCGGATGCTCTTGCTCAAGTCGATGCCAATGCGCTGGACGGAGGAAGCGCCGCTATCGTCACAGGCGTCGACGGTGACGAAGACGTCGTCGCTGAAGCACCGTCCATGGAAGCCGACGCGGGCATGGAGCCCTACGCCATCCCATACGCGCCGGACGCGGGCTCGCTGCGTGTGCGCCGCTCCATCGCGGTGCGCTCCGAGCCCCGGCAGGATTCGCCTTCACTGGGCACCGTGGCCCAGGACATGCGCGTGAAGTGGCAGGGCGCGATGCGCGGGCCGGACTGCGACTGGGTGCAACTGCAACCGCGTGGCTGGGTCTGCGAGCGCTACCTGGAACAGAACTTCCGCGAGCCCCGCGTCCGCCCGCTGCCCCGAGTAGAAGAGGGTGCGCTCACCCCGGGCGTCTACGCGCGCGTGGTGGGCCACCGCGTACGCGCCTATCCGAGCCTCGCGCTCGCCCGCCGCAAGAAGCAGGGCGTGCTGCTCAAGGGCTCCGTCACCGTGAAGCTCCTGGGCCAGGTGAAGGTCGGCCGGCGCACCTTCTGGCGCACCTCCGACGGTCAGTACTTCGAGGCGCGCGTGCTGCGCGAACACCGCCCCTCCGACTTCAGCGGCCTGGACGCGGAGGCGCTCGCGTCCCTGCCCATGCCCTTCGGCTGGGCCCAGTCCCGCACCGCCCCCCGCACCGACGTGGTGGTGCGCAAAGCCCCGGACGCGAAAGCGGAACGAGAAACGACTCTCCCGCCGCGCACGCTCGTCTCCGTGCGCGAGCTGTCCCCCGACGGCCAGTGGGTCCGCATCGCGGAGGACCACTGGGTGGCGCGCGGCGACCTGCACGTCGCCTGGCCGTTGGCGTCACCGTCCATCGTGGAGCCCGGCGCGCGCTGGCTGGACGTGGACCTGGAGGCCCAGACGCTCGTCGCCTACGAGGGCGACCGCCCCGTCTACGCCACGCTCATCTCCTCCGGCCAACCCGGCACCGACACGCCAGAAGGTCTCTTCCGCATCTGGGTGAAGTTCGCGGAAGCCGACATGACGGGCACCACGGGCAAGGCCAGCTACCGCGTGGCCACCGTGCCATGGACGATGTTCTTCGAGGGCGACTTCGCCCTGCACACCGCCTACTGGCACGACCGCTTCGGCGAACCCGTGAGCCACGGCTGCATCAACCTGGCCCCCAAGGACGCGCGAGCCCTCTACGGGTGGACGACGCCCGAAGTGCCCACCGGCTGGTCCATGGTCCACGCGATGCCGGACGACCCCGGCACCTGGGTGCGCATCCGGGGCCAGGCCCACGAGGCGCCAAAGAAGCGCCGCAAGGGCGCCCCCGTCGTCGCCACCGTCCGGGACCTCTAG